The Emys orbicularis isolate rEmyOrb1 chromosome 21, rEmyOrb1.hap1, whole genome shotgun sequence genome has a segment encoding these proteins:
- the LOC135893072 gene encoding T-cell-interacting, activating receptor on myeloid cells protein 1-like, translating into MSFVLYRSREFWTERAPRGDPPTAEFHLGNASAANVGRYTCYYHTTSEPFIWSNASNPLELRVTDVPSTWERFVDVGGKLRVNCSIPDAPGGWFFLYRDGDPEPLAWIAADGDDVPSGFNLLEEQALGPGGVFSCHYGPEEPGTRFDLALNDTEVRTQGLDSGGTDYSQTNALRLGLGAAVLLLALLFVAQACWEERHLQD; encoded by the exons ATGAGCTTTGTGCTGTACCGGTCACGGGAGTTCTGGACTGAGCGGGCGCCTCGCGGAGACCCCCCCACGGCCGAGTTCCACCTGGGGAATGCCAGCGCCGCCAACGTGGGGAGATACACCTGCTACTATCACACCACCAGCGAGCCCTTCATCTGGTCCAACGCCAGCAACCCCCTGGAGCTCAGGGTCACag ACGTTCCCAGCACCTGGGAGCGGTTCGTGGACGTGGGCGGGAAGCTCCGGGTGAATTGTTCCATCCCCGACGCCCCGGGCGGCTGGTTCTTCCTGTACCGAGACGGGGATCCCGAGCCCCTGGCCTGGATCGCAGCTGATGGGGACGATGTGCCGTCTGGCTTCAATCTCCTGGAGgagcaggccctgggccccggTGGGGTCTTCAGCTGCCACTACGGGCCGGAGGAACCGGGCACCCGTTTCGACCTGGCTCTCAATGACACGGAGGTGCGGACCCAAG GGTTGGATTCTGGGGGCACCGATTACAGCCAGACCAACGCGCTGCGGCTGGGCCTGGGGGCCGCCGTCCTGCTGCTGGCGCTGCTCTTTGTAGCCCAGGCCTGCTGGGAGGAGAGACACCTGCAAGACTGA
- the NDUFA3 gene encoding NADH dehydrogenase [ubiquinone] 1 alpha subcomplex subunit 3 yields MAALSKIGAFLKNAWAKEPVITVSFAIGILAAVAPLLSPYTKYSGMINRATPYVYPVPLRDDGNMPDIPSHPCDKEGPNLDWLKKL; encoded by the exons ATGGCGGCGCTGAGCA agatcGGCGCCTTCCTGAAGAACGCCTGGGCCAAGGAGCCCGTCATCACCGTCTCCTTCGCCATCGGCATCCTGG ccgcGGTGGCGCCGCTGCTCAGCCCCTACACGAAGTACTCCGGCATGATCAACCGCGCGACGCCCTATGTGTACCCAG TGCCCCTGCGAGATGATGGCAACATGCCCgacatcccctcccacccctgcgaCAAGGAGGGGCCCAACCTGGACTGGCTGAAGAAGCTGTGA
- the TFPT gene encoding TCF3 fusion partner — protein MAGVGFEEFSVPPGSELALPPLFGGNILESELETEVEFVDGGLSGDNLQDEEEEESQQRQRELGRRKIQALGRRCKEIEQVNERVLNRLHHVQKITRRLKQERRFLMRVLDSYGDDYRQSQLTIVLEDEGSPSTEAPTPGNTENEPPEKETPRRFPGPPPAGPEPKSPSQAETPTGKKRRRHGREDKEQRGRRLAPALLPMDDFPAQLKEEDEFPCDQDAVLTSSWPLPRPRDKLLHYPKFSSPGACADFD, from the exons ATGGCCGGGGTGGGCTTCGAGGAGTTCTCGGTGCCCCCGGGCTCGGAGCTGGCGCTGCCCCCGCTCTTCGGGGGGAACATCCTGGAGAGCGAGCTGGAGACGGAGGTGGAGTTCGTGGACGGGGGGCTGAGCGGGGACAACCTgcaggacgaggaggaggaggagagccagcAGCGGCAGCGCGAGCTGGGCCGCCGGAAGATTCAGGCGCTGGGCCGGCGCTGCAAGGAGATCgagcag GTCAACGAGAGGGTGTTGAACCGACTCCACCACGTGCAGAAGATCACGCGGCGGCTCAAGCAGGAGAGGAG ATTCCTTATGAGGGTCCTGGATTCCTACGGGGATGACTATAGACAGAGCCAGCTCACCATTGTCCTAGAG GATGAAGGCAGCCCCAGCACAgaagcccccaccccaggcaatACTGAGAACGAACCTCCAGAGAAAGAGACCCCCCGGCGCTTCCCTGGCCCCCCACCGGCTGGCCCAGAGCCCAAGAGCCCATCCCAGGCGGAAACCCCCACTGGAAAGAAGCGTCGCCGGCACGGGCGtgaggacaaggagcagaggggcaggcggctggcccctgccctcctccccatggaTGACTTCCCTGCACAG ctcaaAGAAGAGGACGAGTTCCCCTGTGACCAGGATGCCGTACTTACCTCCAGCtggcccctgccccggccccgggacaagctcctccattaccccaaGTTCTCCAGCCCCGGGGCCTGCGCTGATTTTGACTGA
- the PRPF31 gene encoding U4/U6 small nuclear ribonucleoprotein Prp31, producing MSLADELLADLEEAAEEEDNFVDEEDEPAIEDVQEEMQLDLSVDSVKSIAKLWDSKMFAEIMVKIEEYISKQSKATEVMGPVEAAPEYRVIVDANNLTVEIENELNIIHKFIRDKYSKRFPELESLVPNALDYIRTVKELGNSLDKCKNNENVQQILTNATIMVVSVTASTTQGQQLTEEELERIEEACDMALELNQSKHRIYEYVESRMSFIAPNLSIIVGASTAAKIMGIAGGLTNLSKMPACNIMLLGAQRKTLSGFSSTSVLPHTGYIYHSDIVQSLPPDLRRKAARLVAAKCTLAARVDSFHENPEGKVGYDLKEEIERKFDKWQEPPPVKQVKPLPAPLDGQRKKRGGRRYRKMKERLGLTEIRKQANRMSFGEIEEDAYQEDLGFSLGHLGKSGSGRVRQTQVNEATKARISKTLQRTLQKQSMVYGGKSTIRDRSSGTASSVAFTPLQGLEIVNPQAAEKKVAEANQKYFSSMAEFLKVKSEKSGIMSST from the exons ATGTCTCTGGCGGATGAGCTGCTGGCCGACCTGGAGGAGGCGGCGGAGGAGGAGGACAactttgtggatgaggaagatgagccGGCCATCGAGGATGTGCAGGAGGAGATGCAGCTGGACCTTAGCGTTGACTCGGTCAAGAGCATTGCCAAGCTCTGGGACAGCAAGATG TTTGCGGAGATCATGGTGAAGATCGAGGAGTATATCAGCAAACAGTCGAAAGCCACAGAAG TGATGGGGCCGGTGGAGGCGGCTCCGGAGTACCGAGTGATCGTTGACGCCAACAACCTGACGGTGGAGATCGAAAATGAACTGA ACATCATCCACAAATTCATCCGGGATAAATACTCCAAGCGATTCCCCGAGCTGGAGTCCCTGGTTCCCAATGCCCTGGATTACATCCGCACGGTCAAg GAGCTGGGCAACAGCCTGGACAAGTGCAAGAACAACGAGAACGTGCAGCAGATCCTGACTAACGCCACCATCATGGTGGTGAGCGTCACTGCCTCCACCACGCAAGG GCAGCAGCTGACGGAGGAGGAGCTGGAACGCATCGAGGAAGCCTGCGACATGGCCCTGGAGCTCAACCAATCAAAGCATCGCATCTACGAATACGTGGAGTCCCGCATGTCCTTCATCGCCCCCAACCTGTCCATCATCGTCGGCGCCTCCACCGCTGCCAAGATCATGg GCATCGCTGGCGGCCTCACCAACCTCTCCAAGATGCCGGCCTGTAACATCATGCTCCTGGGAGCCCAGCGCAAGACTCTGTCCGGCTTCTCCAGCACCTCGGTGCTGCCCCACACGGGGTACATCTACCACAGCGACATCGTGCAGTCGCTGCCCCCG GACCTGCGGAGGAAGGCGGCTCGTCTTGTTGCTGCAAAGTGCACGCTGGCGGCTCGGGTTGACAGCTTCCATGAGaacccagaggggaag gtgGGCTACGACCTCAAGGAGGAGATTGAACGGAAGTTTGACAAATGGCAGGAGCCTCCCCCTGTGAAGCAGGTGAAGCCCCTGCCGGCCCCCCTGGATGGCCAGAGAAAGAAACGAGGAGGCCGCAG GTATCGGAAGATGAAGGAGCGACTGGGGCTCACGGAGATCCGGAAACAGGCCAACAGGATGAGCTTCGGGGAG ATCGAGGAAGACGCCTACCAAGAGGACTTGGGCTTCAGCCTGGGCCACCTGGGCAAGTCGGGCAGCGGCCGGGTGCGGCAGACACAGGTCAATGAGGCTACCAAAGCCAGGATCTCCAAGACCTTACAG CGCACACTCCAGAAGCAGAGCATGGTGTATGGCGGGAAATCAACAATCCGGGATCGCTCCTCAGGCACGGCCTCCAGTGTGGCCTTCACTCCGCTCCAG ggtCTGGAGATCGTTAACCCACAAGCGGCAGAGAAGAAGGTGGCGGAGGCCAACCAGAAATACTTCTCCAGCATGGCAGAGTTCCTAAAGGTGAAGAGCGAGAAAAGCGGCATCATGTCCAGCACATGA